A genomic segment from Melanotaenia boesemani isolate fMelBoe1 chromosome 9, fMelBoe1.pri, whole genome shotgun sequence encodes:
- the LOC121645934 gene encoding myelin protein zero-like protein 2, whose amino-acid sequence MCANGLYFFTVLSGLATSGVLQVSGIRIYTSGNIEAVNGTDVRLKCTFQSSSSINPNAVSISWTFRPLGPGREESIFHYQQRPYPPLDGIFRKRIVWAGDIMGRDASIIIQQVKFIYNGTYICQVKNPPDVHGTVGEIQLRVVTTASFSELLLLALAIGGGIALVVILLIIIVSCRRCKRRERQRQLEEKEEAPRKERKDPTVCHPLRAVHLYVSQTSIEIDSSDGMISDPSTKDPSSSEDEGPHYDDDYGDDSI is encoded by the exons GTGTGCTGCAGGTCAGCGGGATTCGTATATACACATCTGGGAATATTGAGGCGGTCAATGGGACAGATGTTCGTCTGAAGTGCACGTTTCAGAGTTCGTCTTCCATAAACCCCAATGCCGTCAGTATCTCCTGGACCTTTAGACCCCTTGGACCAGGCCGAGAAGAGTCG ATATTCCACTACCAGCAGCGACCATATCCTCCCCTGGATGGCATCTTCAGGAAGCGCATTGTTTGGGCTGGTGATATCATGGGCCGTGATGCCTCCATCATAATTCAACAGGTCAAATTCATCTACAACGGCACCTACATCTGTCAAGTGAAGAATCCACCAGATGTCCATGGCACGGTCGGAGAGATTCAACTCCGTGTTGTCACCACAG CCTCTTTCTCTGAACTTCTCCTTCTGGCCTTGGCCATTGGAGGTGGCATCGCTCTCGTGgtcatcctcctcatcatcattgttTCCTGCAGGAGGTGCAagaggagagagagacaaagacaactagaggaaaaggaagaagcTCCCCGCAAAGAGAGAAAGGACCCCACTGTGTG TCACCCATTAAGGGCCGTCCACCTCTATGTGTCACAAACATCCATAGAGATTGACAGTTCAGACGGCATGATCTCAGACCCTAGCACCAAAGATCCAAGCTCCTCGGAGGATGAGGGTCCTCACTATGATGACGACTATGGTGATGACTCCATCTGA
- the mpzl3 gene encoding myelin protein zero-like protein 3 has translation MRRLVLGKAALNAVLLLYLFCFGPTLVSSITVSTPAELHASRGDDVTLSCTFSSTSRPTSKMTVDWSYRPQTGGLPQTFFHFSSRVFPPSEGQFAGRIRWQGSPARGDASISLINATLNDNGTYTCSVRNPPDVHGSPTSHTVLAVTPKAPSIRFSDVAVLLIFVLVPSGIITLILIGRMLCPKKQGNQSKAYRSPIEVTEGEEYGTHPQADSMKTATCCNLYLMDSDDEYYTLKKRTSIDKDYIESQC, from the exons ATGCGTCGACTGGTCCTGGGAAAAGCCGCTCTGAACGCCGTTTTGCTGCTGTATTTATTCTGTTTCG GGCCTACCCTGGTCTCCTCCATCACAGTGAGCACTCCAGCAGAACTCCATGCATCTAGAGGCGATGACGTCACCTTATCCTGCACTTTTTCCTCCACGAGTAGGCCAACCAGTAAGATGACTGTTGACTGGTCTTATAGACCCCAGACTGGAGGTCTACCTCAGACT TTCTTCCACTTCTCCTCTCGGGTGTTTCCTCCAAGTGAAGGCCAGTTTGCTGGTCGTATCCGCTGGCAGGGAAGCCCGGCGCGTGGGGACGCCTCCATCTCTCTGATTAACGCCACGCTGAACGATAATGGCACCTACACATGCTCGGTCAGAAACCCCCCTGACGTCCACGGCTCCCCGACCTCACACACTGTACTTGCCGTCACACCAAAGG CACCCAGCATTCGCTTCTCTGATGTTGCCGTCCTCCTCATCTTTGTCCTCGTCCCCTCTGGCATCATCACCCTCATTCTGATTGGACGAATGCTCTGTCCCAAGAAACAGGGTAACCAATCCAAGGCCTACAGATCACCAATAGAGGTCACAGAGGG AGAGGAGTATGGCACCCACCCACAGGCAGACAGCATGAAGACGGCCACATGCTGCAACTTATATCTGATG GATTCAGACGATGAGTACTACACTTTAAAAAAGAGGACCTCCATAGATAAAGACTATATTGAATCTCAGTGCTAA